The Chitinophagales bacterium genomic interval GATACTGCTGCGGCGTCAGAGGAATGTTGAGCGATTGCCAACTTGTTCAGCATTACAATTCCGGGTGAAAAAATGTAAAACGGGAAGCCGTAGATAACCGGAAGGATGTTATAGTGCTGCCCGTTTCCTCCGCTTGTAAAAAAGATATTGCAAAGTGATCATCAGCGCCAGTGACACGACGGTGCTCACGGCAATTTTAGATAACACGAATAAGAACTGGCTGAAGCTCAGTGTCTCGAGCATGAAAAAAACGAGGTGATGCATGAAGACCAGCACGGCGGCATACACGATGAACCATAAGAAACCCATGGAAGCAATAGTCGGTTTGTCTTCCGGCTGATAGCCTGCAGCCGGCCGTAACAGGTTGATCATGTAGGGCCGCAGAAAAGCCACCACGGTAGTAGCGGCGGCATGCATACCGAGTGAGTTGGAATAGAGGTCAATCACCAGTCCTGCAGCAAATCCTGTGATAAGCACCAGCAGGGCCGGCATTTCGATGGGCAGCAGCAGTATGAACAGCGGATAGATGTATGGATTGAACAAGCCATGCAGGTGCACATTATTCAGTATCATCACCTGTGCAAAGGCCAGCAGCGCGAAGCGGATAATATAACCGGTAATGCTACTTAACATCTTCTGTTTTGTTGTTCAGCGAATCGATCTCTGCGCCCATGAGGTTATTCACCACATACACATAATCGAGTTTCTTGAAATCAGCAGTGAGCCGTACACGGATATCATAGAAGTTACCAGGTTCTTTTAAAGCGAAGCGCTCAATGGTTCCGATGGGTATACCATCCGGAAAAATGCGCGACACACCACTGGTGAAGATGGTATCGCCATTGTGTAATTGTTCCTGCCGGGCAATCTCTTCGAGGTTGACAAAATAGGGGCTGGCACCGTCCCATTTGATGGTGCCGCGACTGCCTTCCCTGCGCACACGGGCGCTTACCGTTACCTGCGAATGAAGCAAAGAGTAAAGACTGGCGTAGTGTTCTGATACATTTTTTACAATACCCACAACACCGGATGGGCTGATAACGGCCATACGGGGCGTAATGCCCTGGTCGCGGCCTTTGTTGATGATGATGTAATTATTGATACGGTTGGTGGAGATCTGAATGACTTCGGCGGGGATGTAGGAATATACCTGCCGGCCGGCAGTATCTCTTCTGAACTGCAAGGTGGCGGAATCCGTGTAGAAGGAGGCGGCCTGATTGGAACGCAGGCGGGCATTCTCCATAGCGAGTTCTTTATTGTGTTCACCCAGCATCAGGTAGCCGGTCACCTCTGTATAAACTGCATAAGATCTGCCCACCACTTCATCGCTGATGTTCAGTACAGCAGCACGCTGATATCCATTATTGCGTATCATCAATGCCACAGCAATCGCTTCAAGCAAAAGGAAGAGG includes:
- the mreD gene encoding rod shape-determining protein MreD — its product is MLSSITGYIIRFALLAFAQVMILNNVHLHGLFNPYIYPLFILLLPIEMPALLVLITGFAAGLVIDLYSNSLGMHAAATTVVAFLRPYMINLLRPAAGYQPEDKPTIASMGFLWFIVYAAVLVFMHHLVFFMLETLSFSQFLFVLSKIAVSTVVSLALMITLQYLFYKRRKRAAL
- the mreC gene encoding rod shape-determining protein MreC, which produces MRNLFSFIYHYRAFFLFLLLEAIAVALMIRNNGYQRAAVLNISDEVVGRSYAVYTEVTGYLMLGEHNKELAMENARLRSNQAASFYTDSATLQFRRDTAGRQVYSYIPAEVIQISTNRINNYIIINKGRDQGITPRMAVISPSGVVGIVKNVSEHYASLYSLLHSQVTVSARVRREGSRGTIKWDGASPYFVNLEEIARQEQLHNGDTIFTSGVSRIFPDGIPIGTIERFALKEPGNFYDIRVRLTADFKKLDYVYVVNNLMGAEIDSLNNKTEDVK